Proteins from a single region of Bombus pascuorum chromosome 5, iyBomPasc1.1, whole genome shotgun sequence:
- the LOC132906810 gene encoding glucose dehydrogenase [FAD, quinone], which yields MSIVTAATLAIKGATVLLGKVAIIPIIIAALAYYNYDLMDPENYPKVTKNIRKEYDFVVVGGGSAGSVVVNRLTENPKWNVLLLEAGGHETEITDVPILSLYLHKSKVDWKYRTQPQDSACQAMIDRRCCWTRGKVLGGSSVLNTMLYIRGNRRDFDQWESFGNPGWGYEDVLPYFKKSQDQRNPYLARNTRYHSTGGYLTIQDSPYNTPLGVAFLQAGEEMGYDIVDVNGEQQTGFAFYQYTMRRGTRCSSAKAFVRPIQLRKNFDLSLWSHVTKILIDPRTKRAYGVEFIKEGRKEVVYARKEVILSAGAINSPQLLMLSGIGPRQHLEEVGITVVHDSPGVGQNLQDHIAVGGLAFLIDYPISTVMTRLVNINSALRYAITEDGPLTTNVGLESVGFISTKYANQSDDWPDIEFMLTSSSTSSDGGTHVKNAHGLTDDFYNQVFQNINYRDLFGVFPMLLRPKSRGFVKLKSKNPLDYPLMYHNYLTDPHDVNVLREGVKAAIAFGETSSMKRFGARFHNRALPNCNHIPMFTDEYWNCAIRQYTMTIYHMSCTAKMGPPTDPMAVVDPELRVYGVTGLRVIDASIMPTITNGNINAPVIMIGEKGADLIKKQWLSRRKRDNATIVAT from the exons ATGAGTATCGTGACAGCAGCCACGTTGGCGATAAAGGGTGCCACTGTTTTACTTGGAAAGGTGGCGATAATTCCTATTATCATAGCGGCTCTAGCATACTACAATTACGATCTGATGGATCCTGAGAATTATCCTAAAGTGACGAAGAATATACGGAAAGAATACGATTTTGTGGTGGTGGGAGGTGGATCGGCCGGAAGCGTGGTGGTGAACAGACTTACAGAAAATCCTAAGTGGAATGTGCTGTTGTTAGAGGCTGGAGGACACGAAACCGAGATAACGGATGTCCCTATACTATCCCTTTATTTGCACAAGAGCAAAGTGGATTGGAAATACAGGACTCAGCCGCAAGATTCAGCTTGTCAAGCGATGATCGATCGACGATGCTGTTGGACCAGAGGAAAG GTTTTGGGTGGCTCGAGCGTGCTCAACACGATGCTCTACATTCGAGGAAATCGACGAGATTTCGATCAGTGGGAAAGTTTCGGAAACCCTGGGTGGGGTTACGAGGATGTTCTGCcttatttcaaaaaatctcAAGATCAAAGAAATCCCTATTTAGCTCGCAACACTAGATACCATAGCACTG GAGGGTATCTGACGATTCAGGACTCACCCTACAACACACCTCTAGGAGTGGCCTTCCTACAAGCCGGCGAAGAGATGGGCTACGACATAGTAGACGTAAACGGAGAGCAACAGACGGGCTTTGCTTTCTACCAATACACCATGCGAAGAGGAACAAGATGCAGCTCCGCGAAAGCATTCGTCAGACCCATTCAATTACGAAAAAACTTTGATCTATCCCTGTGGAGTCACGTAACCAAGATCCTGATCGATCCACGAACGAAAAGAGCCTACGGCGTCGAGTTCATCAAAGAAGGTCGGAAAGAGGTAGTCTACGCCAGGAAGGAGGTCATTCTTTCGGCGGGTGCCATAAATTCCCCTCAGCTGTTAATGCTCTCGGGAATTGGACCTAGACAACACCTGGAAGAAGTAGGAATTACAGTGGTCCACGATTCTCCTGGAGTCGGCCAGAACCTGCAGGATCACATCGCGGTGGGTGGTCTAGCTTTCTTGATCGATTATCCGATCAGTACCGTGATGACTCGCCTGGTGAACATCAATTCTGCTCTACGGTACGCCATCACGGAAGACGGACCATTAACCACGAACGTAGGCTTAGAGTCCGTAGGTTTTATCTCGACGAAATACGCGAATCAAAGCGACGATTGGCCCGACATAGAGTTCATGCTGACCTCTTCCTCCACCAGCTCCGACGGAGGCACGCACGTGAAAAACGCTCACGGACTCACGGACGATTTTTACAACCAAGTATTCCAGAACATTAATTACCGCGACCTGTTCGGGGTGTTCCCCATGCTTCTCAGGCCTAAATCTCGCGGTTTCGTGAAACTGAAGTCGAAAAACCCTCTGGATTATCCCCTGATGTACCACAATTATTTGACCGACCCTCACGACGTGAATGTCCTGAGGGAAGGCGTGAAGGCTGCGATAGCTTTCGGAGAGACGAGCAGCATGAAAAGATTCGGTGCCAGATTCCACAATCGCGCTCTACCCAACTGTAACCACATACCTATGTTCACCGACGAATACTGGAACTGTGCCATACGACAATACACTATGACGATCTATCATATGAGCTGTACAGCGAAAATGGGTCCACCGACCGACCCCATGGCCGTCGTCGACCCCGAACTCAGAGTCTACGGTGTGACCGGGTTGAGGGTAATCGACGCGTCCATTATGCCGACGATCACCAACGGCAACATAAACGCACCGGTGATCATGATCGGAGAGAAAGGCGCCGATTTGATTAAGAAGCAATGGCTGTCACGGAGGAAAAGGGACAACGCTACGATCGTCGCTACGTGA
- the LOC132906908 gene encoding glucose dehydrogenase [FAD, quinone]: MAIGLTTLLGTVSVLGFSLIPLLAIGLSVFRYNQADPESHPTDARQLLRMYDFIVVGGGSAGAVIASRLSEVSNWTVLLVEAGGDENEISDVPVLAGYTQLSEMDWKYQSSPPTVSAYCLAMIGDRCNWPRGKVLGGSSVLNAMVYVRGNRRDYDNWARLGNVGWSYDEVLPYFLKSEDNRNPYLARTPYHAMGGYLTVQESPWRTPLSIAFLQAGQELGYENRDINGAHQTGFMLTQSTIRRGSRCSTAKAFLRPVKNRQNLHIAMNSQALRVVFNDDKRATGIEILRDGRQQVIRVRREIVLSAGTINSAQLLMLSGIGPKEHLAEFDIPVISDLRVGDNLQDHVGLGGLTFVVNEPISLKKDRFQTMPVMMEYVLNERGPMTNPGVEGLAFVNTRYADKSNDYPDIQFHFAPSSINSDGGDQIKKILGLRDRVYNTMYKPLTHAETWSILPLLLRPRSSGWVRLKSKNPLVYPDINPNYFTHKEDMDVLIDGIRIALQLSNTTAFQRFGSRPHTIRMPGCHRYLFDTYDYWECAIRHFTFTIYHPTGTCKMGPRSDSTAVVDPRLRVYGVKGLRVADASIMPTIVSGNPNAPAIMIGEKASDIIKEDWMYKRERYVGR; this comes from the exons ATGGCAATAGGGTTAACTACTTTGCTAGGAACTGTATCGGTCCTCGGATTCAGCCTGATTCCTCTCCTAGCGATTGGCTTGTCCGTATTTCGGTACAACCAAGCGGATCCAGAATCTCATCCGACCGATGCCCGCCAG CTTCTACGAATGTACGATTTCATAGTGGTCGGTGGAGGAAGCGCGGGTGCGGTGATAGCATCGAGATTATCAGAGGTATCGAATTGGACTGTGTTGCTCGTGGAAGCGGGCGGtgacgaaaatgaaatttcggaCGTTCCCGTATTGGCTGGGTACACCCAGCTCTCGGAAATGGATTGGAAATACCAAAGTTCGCCACCGACCGTTTCGGCTTATTGCCTCGCCATGATCGGCGATAGATGCAACTGGCCACGTGGGAAGGTGCTTGGTGGCAGCAGTGTGTTGAACGCCATGGTTTATGTCCGGGGTAATCG CCGTGACTACGATAATTGGGCTAGACTGGGCAACGTCGGCTGGAGTTACGACGAGGTTCTGCCGTACTTCCTGAAATCCGAGGACAACCGCAATCCCTACCTCGCAAGGACGCCCTATCATGCCATGGGTGGCTATCTGACTGTGCAAGAGTCCCCGTGGAGAACACCGTTATCGATCGCGTTTTTGCAAGCTGGTCAGGAGCTTGGCTATGAGAATCGCGACATAAACGGCGCGCATCAGACCGGTTTCATGTTAACCCAGTCAACGATACGTCGAGGCAGTCGTTGCTCCACCGCGAAAGCGTTCCTCAGACCGGTGAAGAACAGGCAGAATCTCCATATAGCGATGAACTCGCAAGCGTTGAGGGTGGTGTTCAACGACGACAAGAGAGCCACCGGTATCGAGATCCTTAGGGATGGTCGTCAGCAAGTAATAAGAGTCAGACGGGAGATCGTTTTATCGGCTGGCACGATCAACTCGGCCCAGCTGCTGATGTTATCCGGAATCGGGCCTAAAGAACACTTGGCGGAGTTCGATATACCCGTGATATCGGATTTGAGAGTCGGCGACAATCTTCAGGACCACGTGGGTCTTGGTGGACTGACGTTCGTAGTCAACGAACCGATCAGCCTCAAGAAGGACCGTTTTCAAACCATGCCCGTGATGATGGAGTACGTTCTAAACGAAAGAGGTCCGATGACCAATCCCGGAGTAGAAGGATTGGCCTTCGTCAACACCAGATACGCGGATAAATCGAACGACTATCCCGATATTCAGTTCCATTTCGCCCCAAGTTCCATCAATTCCGACGGCGGAGATCAGATTAAGAAGATCTTGGGTCTGCGAGATAGAGTGTACAATACCATGTACAAACCGCTGACTCACGCTGAAACCTGGTCCATTCTGCCGCTTCTATTGAGACCCAGGAGTTCCGGCTGGGTGCGTTTAAAGAGCAAGAACCCATTAGTCTATCCAGACATTAATCCGAATTATTTTACGCACAAAGAGGACATGGACGTTCTTATCGATGGCATAAGGATCGCGCTACAGTTATCCAACACGACGGCCTTTCAGAGATTCGGTTCCAGGCCACACACTATCCGTATGCCTGGATGCCACAGGTATCTATTCGACACTTACGATTATTGGGAATGCGCGATTCGACATTTCACTTTTACGATTTATCATCCCACCGGAACCTGCAAAATGGGTCCAAGGAGCGACTCTACGGCTGTCGTGGATCCGAGATTAAGAGTGTACGGGGTGAAAGGGTTGAGAGTGGCAGACGCGTCGATCATGCCCACGATCGTCAGTGGAAATCCGAACGCTCCTGCAATTATGATCGGTGAAAAGGCAAGTGATATTATCAAGGAGGACTGGATGTACAAAAGAGAACGATACGTGGGAAGGTGA
- the LOC132906693 gene encoding glucose dehydrogenase [FAD, quinone], which yields MVFSAIVVTSALKGALSLVGTSLWLIPLLIAGLSYYRYDQLDPESRPIDKYPLYAEYDFVVVGAGSAGAVVANRLSEIAKWNVLLLEAGPDENEVTDVPSLAAYLQLTKLDWKYKTEPTGRACLAMKGGRCNWPRGKVLGGSSVLNYMLYVRGNRHDYDYWESMGNPGWGYDQALYYFKKSEDNRNPYLQRSPYHSTGGYLTVQESPWKTPLVVAFVQAGTEMGYENRDINGEEQTGFMIAQGTIRRGSRCSTAKAFLRPIRLRRNIHTAMNSHVTRILINPVTMKATGVEFVRDGRRQMVRARKEVILSAGAINSAQILMLSGVGPKEHLRHVGIPVIKDLRVGDNLQDHVGMGGLTFLIDKPVAIVQDRLQAAPVTMHYVANGRGPMTTLGGVEGYAFVNTKYANRSIDYPDIQLHMAPASINSDGGVQVKKILGITDQVYDTVYRPITNKDAWTIMPLLLRPRSRGTVRLRSSNPFHSPLIDANYFSDPIDIATLVEGAKIAIRVSEAKVFKQFGSRVHRIKLPGCKHLKFASDAYWECHIRHISMTIYHPVGTTKMGPSTDPTAVVDFRLKVHGIEGLRVIDASIMPTICSGNTNAPVIMIGEKGADLVKNDWLAVETARRS from the coding sequence ATGGTATTCAGCGCGATCGTGGTCACGTCGGCCTTGAAGGGTGCTTTGAGCCTGGTGGGCACGAGTTTGTGGCTAATCCCCCTATTAATAGCAGGTCTGTCCTACTATCGATACGATCAACTGGACCCGGAGAGTCGGCCTATCGACAAATATCCTCTCTACGCGGAGTACGATTTCGTGGTCGTGGGAGCTGGATCAGCCGGAGCTGTCGTAGCTAATCGGCTATCAGAAATAGCAAAATGGAACGTTCTTCTACTAGAGGCTGGTCCGGATGAGAACGAAGTAACCGACGTACCTTCGTTGGCGGCTTATCTTCAATTGACGAAATTAGattggaaatataaaacggaaCCGACGGGGAGAGCCTGTCTGGCTATGAAAGGTGGTCGCTGTAACTGGCCTCGTGGCAAAGTTCTAGGTGGCTCGAGCGTGCTCAATTACATGTTATACGTCAGAGGGAACAGACACGATTACGATTACTGGGAGTCGATGGGCAATCCTGGTTGGGGATACGACCAGGcgttgtattattttaagaaatccGAGGATAACAGGAATCCCTACTTGCAGAGGAGTCCGTATCACTCGACTGGCGGGTACTTGACGGTGCAGGAGTCTCCGTGGAAAACTCCTTTGGTAGTGGCGTTCGTTCAGGCGGGAACGGAGATGGGCTACGAGAACAGGGATATAAACGGAGAAGAGCAAACGGGATTTATGATAGCTCAAGGGACGATCCGCCGAGGTAGCAGATGCTCGACGGCGAAGGCGTTTCTGCGACCAATTCGACTGCGTAGGAACATTCACACCGCCATGAATTCTCACGTAACCAGAATTCTGATCAATCCTGTCACCATGAAAGCGACAGGCGTCGAGTTCGTGAGGGATGGTCGCAGACAAATGGTCCGAGCGAGAAAGGAAGTGATTCTTTCCGCCGGAGCGATAAACAGCGCTCAGATTCTCATGTTATCCGGTGTAGGACCGAAGGAACACCTCCGTCACGTTGGAATACCGGTGATCAAGGACCTTCGAGTGGGCGACAATCTACAGGATCACGTTGGCATGGGTGGCTTGACGTTCCTCATAGACAAACCCGTGGCTATTGTTCAGGATCGACTGCAAGCGGCTCCGGTAACGATGCATTACGTGGCAAATGGAAGGGGTCCGATGACCACTCTAGGCGGCGTCGAGGGCTACGCCTTCGTCAATACGAAATACGCCAATCGGTCCATCGATTATCCGGACATTCAATTACACATGGCGCCGGCGTCCATAAATTCAGACGGCGGCGTGCAAGTTAAGAAGATTCTCGGAATAACCGACCAAGTGTACGATACCGTGTACAGACCTATAACGAATAAGGACGCATGGACCATCATGCCTCTTCTGCTCAGACCTAGATCGAGAGGCACGGTCAGGCTACGTAGTTCCAATCCGTTTCACAGCCCGCTGATCGACGCTAATTATTTCTCCGATCCGATCGACATCGCCACTTTGGTCGAAGGTGCGAAAATCGCGATCAGAGTTAGCGAGGCGAAGGTTTTCAAGCAGTTTGGATCGAGAGTTCACAGGATCAAACTGCCTGGATGCAAGCACCTGAAATTTGCTTCGGACGCGTACTGGGAGTGTCACATTCGACATATTTCGATGACCATTTATCATCCGGTCGGAACAACGAAGATGGGCCCTTCCACCGATCCCACCGCCGTCGTCGACTTTAGGCTGAAGGTACACGGAATCGAAGGGTTGAGGGTGATCGACGCGTCGATCATGCCTACCATTTGTAGCGGAAACACGAACGCGCCGGTAATTATGATCGGAGAGAAGGGAGCCGATCTCGTAAAGAACGATTGGCTGGCGGTAGAAACTGCGAGAAGAAGCTAG